Below is a genomic region from Sulfurospirillum tamanense.
ATCAAAAACTCCTCCCCACCCCAACGCCCTATGCTATCTGTTTTACGCGTAGTGGCTTGGAGAATTTTGGCAAACTCCTTAAGCACTATATCTCCCGCTTGGTGCCCGTGAGTATCGTTGATGCCCTTAAAGTCATCCAAATCAATCAAAAGAATTGAAAAGGGATGCGCAAAGCGCCTAAAGCGCTCTAGCTCACCTTGTATAAGTTCGTCTATTTTGCCACGGTTGTAAAGGCTTGTAAGTGCATCCGTTGAAGCAAGTTGAACGAGTTTTTGGTTGACACTTGTGAGCTCTTTGGTGCGTAGTTTTACCTCTTCTTGAAGTTCTGTTGTAAAATTTTTAATGCGATACCCCATGGCATTAAAAGCCATAATGGCACTAGCTATCTCCCCCTCACCCTCTAGTACAATGGGTGAAAAATCTCCTTTTGTATAGCGCTTGGTGGCATGCTCTAGGGCCTTAATGGGCTGCATGATAAGCATGGAAAGGTGTTTAGCGAGAAAATAAATCACCAAAGCCACCCCGACATACAAGGCCACCATGCGCACAACCAAAGACCTAAGCGCGTCGTAATAATATTCATGGGAAATGAGACTTTTGAGGCAATATCCCGTGTTTTCAATGTGTACACAAGCGGATGAGACAAGTTTTTGTTCGCCTAGCGAGATTACCTTTTCTGCCTTAAGTTCAGTGCCTCCATAGCGTGCATAACCCTTGGGCGTGATGAGCCATATCGCATCTTCTTTTTCTAGAGCAAGGTACCGCAAGCCTTTCACGCGATTTTGCGTCAACTGATCTTGCAAAAACAGAGTCATATTGGTCTTTAAGAGCGCCCTTGAATCTTTTGCACTAAAATCAACAATGGCCTCAAAAAACGCCGCCTCAAGAGGGCGCTCTTCTTTTGTTATTCTAACCAACAACGTGTTGTTTTTAAAAAAAGAAACTTCACCAATATAAGGATAATTTTTAAAAATACGCTCAAAATTTCGTTTCATTTTCCCCACACCCACCACCGAAAGCCATGGTATGACATCGTACGCTAGAGCAATATCACCGTCGTTTTCAAGGCTTTTAAGCACAGAAGTGTTGTTGGCAAGCGTATTTTTCAAATCATTATAAATATTGCCATTAACCACGCCTGCATGGGTGCGTTGATGCGCAGAAAGGGTTGTTTCAAAATGCGCAAAATAGGCCCAAGCAGAAAGAACAAACACAAGGGTAAAAATAAATAAAAATCCCGTAAAAATCTTTCGTTCGATATTCATGCGCTACTCAATCATCTCCACCAAAGCCTTGTAATCACCAAAGCTCATTCCCGTGTAGCGCTCTAACTGACGAGAAAAAATGCCTGAGTTTTTGTAGCGTTCAATAAAGGCGTCTATTTTCTCATTGAGCACCCTACTCTCGTGACTTGACCCCCATGCCAGCTCAGTGCGTGTGGCATTAACAGGAAAATAGGGCCTAAGATTTTGGGTATAGTAGCTGTTTGAAAAGAGGCGAAAAATAATCCCAAGGCTATCGTTGATGCTAACATCAGCAAATTTTTTTGCAATGTAGTGGTAAACAAGCTTCCCATCAGTCGTCTCACTTGCGGGAAAAAGATAAAGATTGACCTTCTCTTTTTTATCAACATGGGGTGTCAACATAACAACAGCGTCCTCTTTTTGGTGAATATAGACAATCTCATAAGGAATCCCGCGAGCCTCCAGCTCAGCCTTAAGCACAGGGTAAAAACTCATGCTCTCATACAGCAGTACACGCTTGCCGATGAGGTCTTTGTACTCGCGCAAAGGCGCATCAGTAGTACCAAAAAACAGTTCAACATTTTCAATGTAAGGGCTAAGATGGACAAGTTTTTGGCGCGAAGAAGTCACAGTAAATGCTTCGGCAGCAAAATCAATGGCATTGTAAATATCAGGCGTGGCAACACGGCCTGTTTGAGTAAGAATCTCGCCCTCTTTTGTCCAATATTTGGCAAAAGAGTCCACACTGTGCACCTCTAGGCGCAAGCCATTTTCTG
It encodes:
- a CDS encoding GGDEF domain-containing protein, producing the protein MNIERKIFTGFLFIFTLVFVLSAWAYFAHFETTLSAHQRTHAGVVNGNIYNDLKNTLANNTSVLKSLENDGDIALAYDVIPWLSVVGVGKMKRNFERIFKNYPYIGEVSFFKNNTLLVRITKEERPLEAAFFEAIVDFSAKDSRALLKTNMTLFLQDQLTQNRVKGLRYLALEKEDAIWLITPKGYARYGGTELKAEKVISLGEQKLVSSACVHIENTGYCLKSLISHEYYYDALRSLVVRMVALYVGVALVIYFLAKHLSMLIMQPIKALEHATKRYTKGDFSPIVLEGEGEIASAIMAFNAMGYRIKNFTTELQEEVKLRTKELTSVNQKLVQLASTDALTSLYNRGKIDELIQGELERFRRFAHPFSILLIDLDDFKGINDTHGHQAGDIVLKEFAKILQATTRKTDSIGRWGGEEFLILSPGTTLGGAKTLAQTILEVLRQKTLQDIGTVSASIGVAQYRQGETYKDFFARVDRNLYTAKTTGKDCVVG
- a CDS encoding transporter substrate-binding domain-containing protein, which translates into the protein MKLLFRYVLGFFGVGLLALSGMARDWDEIAASGVIHVGMRDLSSLARDSNSKEYPSFLYEMAEAFAAENGLRLEVHSVDSFAKYWTKEGEILTQTGRVATPDIYNAIDFAAEAFTVTSSRQKLVHLSPYIENVELFFGTTDAPLREYKDLIGKRVLLYESMSFYPVLKAELEARGIPYEIVYIHQKEDAVVMLTPHVDKKEKVNLYLFPASETTDGKLVYHYIAKKFADVSINDSLGIIFRLFSNSYYTQNLRPYFPVNATRTELAWGSSHESRVLNEKIDAFIERYKNSGIFSRQLERYTGMSFGDYKALVEMIE